Within the Triticum dicoccoides isolate Atlit2015 ecotype Zavitan unplaced genomic scaffold, WEW_v2.0 scaffold16575, whole genome shotgun sequence genome, the region TATCATCAGGTACACCATGAGCATACTTTTATACTATGTTTTTTGGTATTATTAATGTTGATATTTTTCTCAATAAACTTGGTCAAATTCTATGAGGCCTGACCTCCCAAAGAATTTATAGGAATTATATTATGGAATGGACGTTGTAGTAAACATGAACAATATATTGTTTAAAACCCCGACAATATTTGGATATGGTCCGTGCAACTGCATAGCCATGTCAGGACGGTTTCCCTTGCTTATTACATCCATCCATGAATTACATATTATGGTAAAAAATATTTGGCACACACATCTATTTGCTTCTGAACTCCATGCCCGCCACGATGAGGCCGCTCTTCTGAATAGTGGTGTCCTCCTCGCGGAGAACCACGATCACCCCCTCCTCTGTAAGCATATTGTCATCGTTTACAAACTCTGCCAGCCTGAGCTCCAACCAACCATCACCCCTCTTGATAGGGCACATCACATCATCCGCCATTCCGTGCGCTTTGGGTTCGAGGCAAACCTTGTTGGTGGCAATGACCTGCTTCCCATGGAGCCTCATTGATGATGTCTGTATGGAACCTCTTAGGCCAATGGTTTTAGTCGCCAACTTGTATACGAGGTGAACATCATAGGATGTGCCGGCAGATAGCTCCCTTGGTGGGATCTCTCCGGTAACTTCTAGGAAGTATACACTCAAGAGCTCCACACACTCGCCAAACCTTGTCATGATGATACAAAGAAAACATGTCATGTATTGTTTTATCAACAAAGCCCGTCAAAATTATAATTGTTAGTTTGAGTGCGTAGTTTGTTACGAAATCTATGTAGTTTGAATGTTCGGCGAGTGTTCAAACCTAGAATCTGTGATGGCAAGCCATCTCCAGAACCTTGGTCGGTTATTCGCAATTTGCAACGATCTTGATGGAACCATCTTGGGCCTGGCGTCAATTGTTACCTCCAACTTTTCAGGGCTTGCCTCTCCTGGCCTCTTAGCTGATGCTGCCATTGATGGCTCGGTTTCGACCTTCGGCCCCTTTCTCGTCGATGATGACTATTGGGATACAAAATACTTATATCAACTTTAAGAGACATCATACCTCCACTAACAAAGAAAAATGATGACACATGCGGTTGTGACAACTCATGTGTTTTCACAACTTGTAATTGGAATGATCGTACCGGTGCCGGAGAAGTGTTTATGCCACCTGCGGCAGAGCAGCCACTAGTTCCTATTATACCAAGCCTACGGAGGATATCCCGCATATCAGGTCTGTTCTCTGCTGCTTTAGCTATGTCTGTGCAGCTTATTGATATATCGATGCATTCTTCTACTTGATCCAACGGAGTGGGCCTCTGTGATGCATCTAGGTTTGACCTATGACCCCACACGTATAACTACATTTTCATGGTAAAGTTTGTTTAGAACAAGAGGCCACATCCTGGTTCCATTTATATAGAATGGTTAACATTGAAGAAATAGTAAAAAAACATTGAAGAGAAATCCTTACGGTCTCTTCCTTTGATATTGCACCGTTACCAGTCACAATCTTTCTGATTATCACGCCCAGACTGTATATATCGGACTTGAAAGTAAATACTCCATTGAACATACTTTCAGGTGCCATGTATCCCCTGCATGAAAATTGGTGCTTCATAGTCAATCGTACAAGAATTATTTGTCCGTCTGGACAACAGAATTTCCAAGGGATATCTAACTTACAGTGTTCCATCTTGGCGAGTGTTAATTCTGCTTTTAGCATCCCCTAAGAACCTTGACAAACCAAAGTCCGCAATTTTTGGAGTCATGTGATCATCAAGTAGAATATTGCCTGCTTTGATATCTCTATGAATGATTCTGTGCTCATTAAGATGGTGCAAACCTAGACAAATTCCTTGGATGATTTTGTAGCACACTTGCCATGGAAGTCCACATGGTTTGTCTATTCAACAAACAAATTAGTAATGCTAAAAAAGTATTTCCATGTCAATGAGACTGTAAACTTAAATAAAATTTTGTCAAATTAGTGAGTCACATTTTGTATATAAATTTCATGAAACAAAACTCTAAAGAGGCAAATCAGTGCTTAAAACTGCGCCCGCATTGTAAGCATACATCACTAGATCGGTGCTATAGCCGCTACAAATATTGTTTGCGGAACATTATATCAAAGAAAATAGTATTAATCGGAAAAGCTTACATGAAACGAAGCACGAGTTTAATATGCATTTTCAAAAAGAAGGTGGTTTTTATATACTACTTACAGAAGTAAACTTTTAGGTTTGGGAAAGAAATTAAGTGGAGTTTCAAAAATTTATAACTTCCATGTAATGTGGCCACACTCCCAGTAATGAATATTAAAATAAGTTAACTTTTAGATTGCATTTCACATATTATACTTTGCGTGAAATAATATTCTAAACCACATGCAATGTGTTCAATATCATATTTTACAATGCTAGCTATACTCCTGGCATCTAGTTAGCAACTGTAGCAGCGGGGTGATAAGCTTCAACAAATAGTATATATTTACGATCTATTATCATTAAAAAATGATTATGTTTTCACCATAAATGTATTTGAAGTATTTTTTATCATAATTTGGATACGAAATATGTTGTTCTGGTCGATTTACTCCGTATATAATTTAACAGCAAATGCTTGTTAGCGTACCATTAAGGTGCATGTCAAGGCTTCCTTTGCGAAGATACTCGAAGCAAATTAACTGATATGGCGATTCTGCTAAAATGGTCTTCCCCTCATTCATTGCAATGTGTTTTTCTGATCCAGCACAATAACCAATATATTTTACTATATTAGGGTGCTCAATCTTTGTGAGACAGTTGACCTCATCCACAAATGCTTTGTCGTCAATTGCCTCTTTGAATTTCTTGACAGCAACAAAACCATCTCGAAGCACTCCCTATATGTTTCTCCATATATACAAGTATTATTTAACAAGCACACTTGCCTAAGAAAATTATGATAAAAGTCTTAGAAAGCTTTTTTTTGCCCCAATAAAACTCCTACTTGGAGACGTATTTAGAAAACTTCTACCTGAAAACACACAAAAAAACTCCTGCTTTTGCATAAAAAAGACCAAGTAATCTATGTACCTTGTAAACCACTCCGAATCCACCACTACCAATCTCTGCCTTCTTGGAGAAATTATCTGTTATGTCGCTCAAACGTGATGGATCCATACTTTTATCTTCATATTGTTGAAAAAATAGATCCTTAAGATAATAGTCTTTCCTATCTTTATGCGTCATCTCTGTGCACTTTGACACCTGCAAAACATGATAATGTACCAAATATGGAACACCATcactttgcaagcaaaaaggtcctAACTCCTACAATCAACATAATTTTTAACAGATTTATAATTAACATGCAAATTATTAAAAATGTAGGAGAATGGTAATCTGGCAAGGGGAATTAATTATCGACATCAAGGCATTAAAATCATTTTGGCAACAAATTGTAATTCATAAATATATTCTAAAAAAGTTTTCAACATGGAAAAGTGATCATTGCATTTGGAAGTATGACATTAGGTTTTGGGATAGCGAATACAACCTTTTCTAAATCAATATCTATAGCACAGTAAAGATATGTCATTGCATATTCAAATGGCATACTTAAACATATGACCCACGGGTGACTTGTTAACATGCCTTTCTAACTAGCTCAACTCAAAAAACAATACCGGCGGCTGATTTATAAGTCTCAACAAAAGAGACCCAGCCAACTCCAT harbors:
- the LOC119344357 gene encoding receptor-like serine/threonine-protein kinase ALE2 isoform X2, with protein sequence MTHKDRKDYYLKDLFFQQYEDKSMDPSRLSDITDNFSKKAEIGSGGFGVVYKGVLRDGFVAVKKFKEAIDDKAFVDEVNCLTKIEHPNIVKYIGYCAGSEKHIAMNEGKTILAESPYQLICFEYLRKGSLDMHLNDKPCGLPWQVCYKIIQGICLGLHHLNEHRIIHRDIKAGNILLDDHMTPKIADFGLSRFLGDAKSRINTRQDGTLGYMAPESMFNGVFTFKSDIYSLGVIIRKIVTGNGAISKEETSSSTRKGPKVETEPSMAASAKRPGEASPEKLEVTIDARPKMVPSRSLQIANNRPRFWRWLAITDSRFGECVELLSVYFLEVTGEIPPRELSAGTSYDVHLVYKLATKTIGLRGSIQTSSMRLHGKQVIATNKVCLEPKAHGMADDVMCPIKRGDGWLELRLAEFVNDDNMLTEEGVIVVLREEDTTIQKSGLIVAGMEFRSK
- the LOC119344357 gene encoding receptor-like serine/threonine-protein kinase SD1-7 isoform X1; this translates as MTHKDRKDYYLKDLFFQQYEDKSMDPSRLSDITDNFSKKAEIGSGGFGVVYKGVLRDGFVAVKKFKEAIDDKAFVDEVNCLTKIEHPNIVKYIGYCAGSEKHIAMNEGKTILAESPYQLICFEYLRKGSLDMHLNDKPCGLPWQVCYKIIQGICLGLHHLNEHRIIHRDIKAGNILLDDHMTPKIADFGLSRFLGDAKSRINTRQDGTLGYMAPESMFNGVFTFKSDIYSLGVIIRKIVTGNGAISKEETLYVWGHRSNLDASQRPTPLDQVEECIDISISCTDIAKAAENRPDMRDILRRLGIIGTSGCSAAGGINTSPAPSSSTRKGPKVETEPSMAASAKRPGEASPEKLEVTIDARPKMVPSRSLQIANNRPRFWRWLAITDSRFGECVELLSVYFLEVTGEIPPRELSAGTSYDVHLVYKLATKTIGLRGSIQTSSMRLHGKQVIATNKVCLEPKAHGMADDVMCPIKRGDGWLELRLAEFVNDDNMLTEEGVIVVLREEDTTIQKSGLIVAGMEFRSK